A stretch of Bordetella genomosp. 13 DNA encodes these proteins:
- a CDS encoding tripartite tricarboxylate transporter substrate binding protein — protein sequence MKMRTLCLAAAAAALCLGTFQALAAGYPERPITMVVPFPPGGVADTIARPLAQALGDKLGQPVVIENKGGAGGALGIGQVSRAQPDGYTILLSLSSISILPEADRVLNRKPAYQLDQFVPIARITADPTVLVVRADQPWNTVQDFVAAVKKQPGRISYGSSGIYGTMHVPMAMLQNAAGIRMLHVPFTGAGPAVQALLGGQVDALATGPSSVAQLVQAGRVKALAHWGDAPLESMPSVPTLKSQGYDATFVQWSGVFALAGTPQPVLDKLRQAVDEVANDAKVKALIAGTGSPVQYLDAPAFDAYWRKDSASLADAVRKIGKVE from the coding sequence ATGAAAATGCGTACGCTGTGTCTAGCGGCGGCCGCCGCCGCGTTGTGCCTGGGCACTTTCCAGGCCCTGGCGGCAGGCTATCCCGAACGGCCCATCACCATGGTCGTGCCCTTTCCGCCAGGCGGCGTGGCCGACACCATCGCGCGGCCCCTGGCCCAGGCCCTGGGCGACAAACTCGGCCAGCCCGTGGTCATCGAGAATAAGGGCGGCGCCGGCGGAGCCCTCGGCATCGGGCAGGTATCCCGCGCCCAGCCCGACGGCTACACCATATTGCTCAGCCTGTCGTCCATCTCCATCCTGCCCGAGGCCGACCGGGTGCTGAACCGCAAGCCCGCCTACCAGCTGGACCAGTTCGTGCCCATCGCGCGCATCACCGCCGATCCGACCGTGCTGGTGGTGCGCGCCGACCAGCCATGGAACACCGTGCAGGACTTCGTGGCGGCGGTGAAGAAGCAGCCCGGCCGCATCAGCTACGGCAGCTCCGGCATCTACGGCACCATGCACGTGCCCATGGCGATGCTGCAGAACGCCGCCGGCATCCGCATGCTGCACGTGCCGTTCACCGGCGCGGGACCCGCCGTGCAGGCACTGCTGGGCGGGCAGGTCGACGCGCTGGCCACAGGCCCCTCTTCAGTGGCCCAACTGGTGCAGGCCGGCCGCGTGAAGGCGCTGGCGCACTGGGGGGATGCGCCGCTGGAAAGCATGCCCAGCGTGCCCACGCTGAAGTCGCAGGGCTATGACGCGACCTTCGTGCAATGGTCGGGCGTCTTCGCGCTGGCGGGCACGCCGCAGCCCGTGCTGGACAAACTGCGCCAGGCCGTGGACGAGGTGGCGAACGACGCGAAGGTCAAGGCGCTGATCGCGGGCACCGGCAGTCCGGTGCAATACCTGGATGCGCCCGCTTTCGACGCGTACTGGCGCAAGGACTCGGCCTCGCTGGCCGACGCGGTACGCAAGATCGGCAAGGTGGAATAG
- a CDS encoding fumarylacetoacetate hydrolase family protein — MRIAVFKVQGERKVGLVSGDGATVTAFDMTREAAGSGALAVVEQWAADGTAPPATGQVYRLDEVEHEAPLPAQRRNLFCVGRNYHAHAKELRDSVFKDNDANPESWPIVFTKVPQTVVGPRADVILPVGISDKVDYEAELAVVIGRGGRNISRADAMNHVFGYTVVNDVTARDVQMRHQQWDLGKSFDTFCPMGPWIVTADELEGQRTRVRCWVNGELRQDGNTEDLIFDLPTLIETCSRGITLYPGDVIATGTPAGVGQGLNPPRFLKAGDVVRIEIDGIGGIENRFV, encoded by the coding sequence ATGAGGATCGCGGTTTTCAAGGTGCAAGGCGAACGCAAGGTCGGCCTGGTGTCGGGCGACGGCGCCACTGTCACGGCATTCGACATGACGCGCGAGGCGGCCGGCAGCGGCGCGCTGGCGGTGGTCGAACAATGGGCGGCGGACGGCACGGCGCCTCCCGCCACCGGCCAGGTCTATCGGCTGGACGAGGTCGAGCACGAGGCGCCGCTGCCTGCGCAGCGGCGCAACCTGTTCTGCGTGGGCCGCAACTATCACGCGCATGCCAAAGAGCTGCGCGACTCGGTCTTCAAGGACAACGACGCCAATCCCGAGTCCTGGCCCATCGTGTTCACCAAGGTGCCCCAGACCGTGGTCGGCCCGCGCGCCGACGTGATCCTGCCGGTGGGCATTTCCGACAAGGTGGATTACGAGGCCGAACTGGCGGTGGTCATCGGCAGGGGCGGACGCAACATCTCGCGCGCCGATGCGATGAACCACGTGTTCGGCTACACAGTGGTCAACGACGTGACGGCGCGCGACGTGCAGATGCGTCATCAGCAATGGGACCTGGGCAAGTCCTTCGACACCTTCTGCCCCATGGGCCCGTGGATCGTCACCGCCGACGAACTCGAAGGCCAGCGGACGCGCGTGCGCTGCTGGGTAAACGGCGAACTGCGCCAGGACGGCAACACCGAAGACCTGATCTTCGACCTGCCCACGCTCATCGAGACCTGTTCGCGCGGCATCACGCTTTATCCCGGCGACGTCATCGCGACCGGCACCCCGGCCGGCGTGGGGCAGGGCCTGAACCCGCCGCGTTTTCTCAAGGCGGGCGACGTGGTGCGCATCGAGATCGACGGCATAGGCGGCATCGAGAACCGCTTCGTGTAG
- a CDS encoding FadR/GntR family transcriptional regulator: MDKASAMRAAILANLHSGAWPPGHRLPTERALCEQFSISRSTVRRALTDLKEQGLIAQRVGSGTYVTASDGVPASLHAIRADAMTTSPAELMAARLVLEPAIATLVVQYATPNDFALLAEACDRAEAADSFEEFERWDTRLHERMATATHNRFIEKVFALMTVARSHASWGALKRKSLTLERREAYQSEHREIVDALKDRDAELAVALVRKHLMHVRENLLGG; encoded by the coding sequence ATGGACAAGGCCTCTGCCATGCGTGCGGCGATTCTGGCGAACCTGCACTCCGGCGCATGGCCCCCCGGCCATCGATTGCCTACCGAGCGCGCGTTGTGCGAGCAGTTCAGCATCAGCCGCTCCACCGTGCGGCGCGCCCTGACCGACCTGAAGGAGCAGGGCCTGATCGCGCAGCGCGTGGGCAGCGGCACCTATGTGACGGCTTCCGACGGCGTGCCGGCTTCGCTGCATGCCATACGCGCCGACGCAATGACCACCAGTCCTGCCGAATTGATGGCCGCACGCCTGGTACTCGAGCCGGCCATCGCTACGCTGGTCGTGCAGTACGCCACGCCCAATGATTTCGCGCTGCTCGCGGAGGCCTGCGACCGTGCCGAGGCGGCGGACAGCTTCGAGGAATTCGAACGCTGGGACACGCGGCTGCATGAACGCATGGCCACGGCCACGCACAACCGGTTCATCGAGAAGGTGTTCGCCTTGATGACGGTAGCTCGATCGCACGCGTCCTGGGGCGCCTTGAAACGCAAGAGCCTGACGCTCGAGCGCCGCGAGGCCTATCAGAGCGAACACCGTGAGATCGTCGACGCCCTGAAGGACCGCGACGCGGAACTGGCCGTGGCCCTGGTGCGCAAGCACCTGATGCACGTGCGCGAGAATCTGCTGGGCGGCTGA
- a CDS encoding LrgB family protein has protein sequence MRPEAELVFWPLATVAAYAASRWSYRRLPAWWTSTLVMAPALLLALALLLHAGYAGYMSGSHWLMAMLGPVLVAFALPLYEQRALIRRYWPLLVAGVVVGSVIAGASAWMLGLMLDLPDDMRLSLLPRSIATPFAMSVSQHLGGKPDLTAVFVIVTGVLGTIMGQWLRAWLPLRSPLARGALFGMGAHGAGTAKAREFAAEEGAVAGLVMVLAGLFNVFVTPAVVYWLMA, from the coding sequence GTGCGGCCTGAAGCGGAACTGGTCTTCTGGCCTCTGGCCACGGTGGCCGCCTACGCGGCCTCGCGCTGGTCCTACCGCCGCCTGCCGGCGTGGTGGACGTCGACGCTGGTGATGGCGCCCGCGTTGCTGCTGGCCCTGGCGCTGCTTCTGCATGCGGGCTACGCGGGCTACATGTCCGGATCGCATTGGCTCATGGCCATGCTGGGGCCCGTGCTGGTGGCCTTTGCGCTGCCGCTGTACGAGCAGCGCGCCTTGATCCGGCGCTATTGGCCCTTGCTGGTGGCAGGCGTGGTGGTCGGCAGCGTCATCGCCGGCGCCAGCGCGTGGATGCTCGGCCTGATGCTGGACCTGCCCGATGACATGCGGCTCAGCCTGTTGCCGCGTTCCATCGCGACTCCCTTCGCGATGTCGGTCTCGCAGCATCTGGGCGGCAAGCCGGATTTGACCGCGGTGTTCGTCATCGTCACCGGCGTGCTGGGCACCATCATGGGGCAGTGGCTGCGCGCCTGGCTGCCGCTGCGTTCGCCGCTGGCGCGCGGCGCCCTGTTCGGCATGGGCGCGCATGGCGCGGGCACGGCCAAGGCCCGCGAGTTCGCCGCGGAAGAGGGTGCCGTGGCGGGCCTGGTGATGGTGCTGGCGGGCCTGTTCAACGTGTTCGTCACGCCCGCCGTGGTGTATTGGCTGATGGCCTGA
- a CDS encoding CidA/LrgA family protein: protein MFSRRLLSLQFRIALRRSRLLQIALIVLFALAGQQVAAWSGLPVPGGIVGLLMLLAFLATGRLRVRTVHRGASWLLAEMLLFFVPAVMSLLEHREFVGVLGLKLLAAIALGTLLVMAGTALTIDLCYRWMHRRAA, encoded by the coding sequence ATGTTTTCCCGCCGTCTTCTTTCGCTGCAGTTCCGTATCGCCCTGCGCCGCAGCCGTCTGCTGCAGATCGCCCTCATCGTCCTTTTCGCGCTGGCGGGCCAGCAGGTGGCCGCATGGTCGGGGCTGCCCGTGCCGGGCGGCATCGTGGGCCTGCTGATGCTGCTGGCATTTCTGGCCACCGGCCGGCTGCGCGTGCGCACGGTACATCGCGGCGCCAGTTGGCTGCTGGCCGAGATGCTGCTGTTCTTTGTGCCCGCGGTGATGTCCCTGCTGGAACACCGCGAGTTCGTCGGTGTGCTGGGCCTGAAGCTGCTGGCGGCCATCGCGCTGGGCACGCTGCTGGTCATGGCCGGCACGGCGCTTACCATCGACCTCTGCTATCGCTGGATGCATCGCCGTGCGGCCTGA
- a CDS encoding LysR family transcriptional regulator yields the protein MELRPLRALVEIVRQGGFSQAARAVHATQPTVSKAVRQLEDELGMALLDRQAQPPRLTQAGEIVYRRAVSMLAEREDLRAELDELRGLKRGTLRLGLPPLGSASLFAPLFVRFRSRYPAIDISLVEHGSRRLEEMVMAGELELAASLTPVPADCEWQPVAREPLMALLPPDHPRARDSRVGLRDLRDSPFILFEGGFALNRILEQACRRAGFSPTTAARSGQIDFIIALVAAGLGVAFLPRMEVQSRRHGGVRVVPLEDRGTDWEMGLIWRRGGHLSPAAQAWLALTRQARPAPA from the coding sequence ATGGAACTACGACCCTTGCGTGCCCTGGTGGAAATCGTGCGCCAGGGCGGCTTTTCGCAGGCTGCCCGCGCCGTCCACGCCACCCAGCCCACGGTCAGCAAGGCCGTGCGGCAGCTCGAGGACGAACTGGGCATGGCGCTGCTGGACCGCCAGGCGCAGCCGCCGCGGCTGACGCAGGCCGGCGAGATCGTCTATCGCCGGGCCGTGTCCATGCTGGCCGAGCGCGAGGACCTGCGGGCCGAACTGGACGAACTGCGCGGCCTGAAGCGCGGCACGCTGCGGCTGGGCCTGCCGCCGCTGGGCAGCGCGTCGCTGTTCGCCCCGCTGTTCGTGCGCTTTCGCAGCCGCTATCCGGCCATCGACATCAGCCTGGTCGAGCACGGCAGCCGGCGGCTGGAAGAAATGGTGATGGCAGGCGAACTCGAACTGGCCGCCTCGCTGACGCCCGTGCCCGCCGACTGCGAATGGCAGCCGGTGGCGCGCGAGCCGCTGATGGCGCTGCTGCCGCCCGACCATCCGCGGGCGCGCGACAGCCGCGTAGGGCTGCGCGACCTGCGCGACTCGCCCTTCATCCTGTTCGAAGGCGGCTTCGCGCTGAACCGGATCCTGGAGCAGGCCTGCCGGCGCGCGGGGTTCTCGCCCACGACCGCGGCGCGCAGCGGCCAGATCGACTTCATCATCGCGCTGGTGGCAGCCGGCCTCGGCGTTGCGTTCCTGCCGCGCATGGAGGTGCAGTCGCGCCGCCACGGCGGCGTGCGGGTGGTGCCGCTGGAGGACCGGGGAACGGACTGGGAAATGGGCCTGATCTGGCGCCGCGGCGGCCATCTGTCGCCGGCGGCGCAGGCATGGCTGGCGCTCACTCGGCAGGCGAGGCCGGCGCCGGCGTGA